A single genomic interval of Dysidea avara chromosome 6, odDysAvar1.4, whole genome shotgun sequence harbors:
- the LOC136258108 gene encoding uncharacterized protein, producing MLAVVFSITVMILTKQLVMAVDQCPDLQFKSPFQPGESCEGIYSKNLETRDQPGYYWILSREYCGMSYTGSSCEDIYTKYPETHDKSGYYRISNNDWAYCNMTTKTDPDEYYIPQCGSGQWRRIAYINISAGNECPGGWRAATQSGVSFCRVASDNSYSCSSAHFSTNGTSYQKVCGRARGYQKGAPWGFYGRSGVETIDGVYATGLSLTHGSPRQHIWTFVAGYSEVDNDACPCAGGKWPSPSFVGNNYYCESGTVNTPIVSTYYFSDSLWDGTGCSKQSNCCDNPNQPWFHRQLYQPTQDDIEARICTYGAFNKRSTLIDHFELYIQ from the coding sequence atgttgGCAGTAGTTTTCTCTATCACAGTTATGATTCTCACTAAGCAGCTGGTGATGGCTGTTGATCAGTGTCCTGACTTGCAGTTCAAGTCTCCATTCCAACCTGGAGAATCTTGCGAAGGCATCTACTCTAAGAATCTGGAGACCCGTGATCAGCCAGGATATTACTGGATCCTCAGTCGAGAATACTGCGGAATGAGCTACactggatcatcttgtgagGATATCTACACCAAATATCCTGAAACTCATGACAAATCAGGCTACTATCGCATCAGTAACAATGACTGGGCTTATTGTAACATGACCACAAAAACTGACCCTGATGAATATTATATTCCGCAGTGTGGAAGTGGACAATGGAGAAGAATTGCTTATATCAACATTAGTGCTGGAAATGAGTGTCCAGGTGGATGGAGAGCAGCCACACAATCTGGTGTTAGCTTTTGTAGAGTGGCTAGTGATAACAGCTATAGTTGTTCTTCTGCACATTTCTCCACTAATGGGACAAGTTACCAGAAGGTGTGTGGTAGAGCTAGGGGATACCAGAAGGGAGCACCCTGGGGGTTCTATGGGCGCAGTGGTGTTGAGACAATAGATGGAGTGTATGCTACTGGTTTATCACTTACTCATGGAAGTCCTCGCCAGCATATCTGGACTTTTGTTGCTGGGTATAGTGAAGTAGATAATGATGCTTGTCCTTGTGCTGGTGGGAAATGGCCGTCACCTTCCTTTGTTGGCAACAACTACTACTGTGAATCAGGAACCGTAAATACACCTATTGTCAGTACATATTATTTTAGTGACTCCTTGTGGGATGGAACTGGATGCAGTAAACAAAGCAATTGCTGTGACAACCCTAACCAACCTTGGTTCCATCGTCAATTGTATCAACCAACACAAGATGATATTGAAGCAAGAATTTGCACGTATGGTGCATTTAACAAAAGATCAACGTTGATTGATCACTTTGAACTCTACATTCAATAG